From the Natrarchaeobaculum aegyptiacum genome, one window contains:
- a CDS encoding tripartite tricarboxylate transporter permease, with protein sequence MEIGMLLAPALFDGALGILASPTILFAIVLGTAVGIVFGSIPGFSATMTIVLFTPVTIPFEPTTALIFLVSAYGGAVYGGSIPAILINTPGAPGSIVTCWDGYELTRQGRSVYALAVSAIVSGFAGLIAAVFLLVFAPPISSFALNFGPPEMFLLSVFALTIIPAAKGSSLSKALLAGAFGLLIGTIGNDPQLSQSRATFDQTALLEGVDFVVVLIGLFVLAEVFRLAYRGSVVASQENVRGGASEVYEAARTVASKPVAFVRGTLIGTFIGSLPGAGADVANFVSYNEAKRWADDELADRFGSGAIEGVIAADSSNNATQGGALIPTLTLGIPGSGATAALLGAVALHGLNPGPGLFDASGDVVYAMILSLFVGNLLILLYGISGSQYFGKLAYIPIRYIIPAVAVLAIVGGFAVRNAPVDLYIVLIFGLVGVLFVAYEYPLVSLVLGVILGDIAESGFVTGWLLTGESVTAFLFNSTIAVGLLVLIVLSLVATVLQN encoded by the coding sequence ATGGAGATTGGAATGCTACTCGCACCCGCGCTCTTCGACGGTGCACTCGGCATCCTCGCGAGTCCGACCATCCTGTTCGCGATCGTCCTCGGGACGGCTGTCGGGATCGTCTTCGGCTCGATTCCCGGGTTCTCCGCGACGATGACGATCGTCCTGTTCACGCCGGTTACGATTCCTTTCGAGCCGACGACGGCGCTGATCTTCCTGGTGTCGGCCTACGGCGGCGCAGTCTACGGCGGATCGATCCCGGCGATCCTCATCAACACACCGGGCGCACCGGGGTCGATCGTCACGTGCTGGGACGGCTACGAACTCACCAGACAGGGCCGGTCGGTGTACGCCCTCGCAGTGTCGGCGATCGTCTCCGGCTTCGCCGGCCTGATCGCGGCCGTCTTCCTGCTGGTGTTCGCGCCGCCGATATCCTCGTTCGCACTCAACTTCGGACCCCCGGAGATGTTCCTGCTCTCGGTGTTCGCGCTGACGATCATCCCGGCTGCGAAGGGGTCGTCGCTCTCGAAGGCACTCCTCGCCGGCGCGTTCGGCCTCCTGATCGGCACGATCGGAAACGATCCCCAGCTCTCCCAGTCGCGGGCGACGTTCGACCAGACGGCGCTGCTCGAGGGCGTCGACTTCGTGGTCGTCCTCATCGGGCTGTTCGTCCTCGCGGAAGTCTTCCGGCTGGCCTACCGGGGCAGCGTCGTCGCCAGTCAGGAGAACGTCCGGGGTGGGGCCTCGGAGGTGTACGAGGCGGCACGGACCGTCGCCTCGAAGCCCGTCGCGTTCGTCCGCGGGACGCTGATCGGGACGTTCATCGGTTCGCTTCCGGGTGCAGGTGCCGACGTCGCGAACTTCGTCTCCTACAACGAGGCCAAACGCTGGGCGGACGACGAACTGGCCGATCGGTTCGGCTCGGGCGCTATCGAGGGGGTCATCGCGGCCGACTCGAGCAACAACGCCACACAGGGTGGCGCACTGATTCCAACGCTCACGCTCGGAATCCCGGGGAGCGGGGCGACGGCTGCGTTGCTCGGTGCGGTAGCCCTCCACGGCCTGAACCCCGGGCCGGGACTGTTCGACGCGTCCGGCGACGTCGTCTACGCGATGATCCTCTCGCTGTTCGTCGGCAACCTGCTGATCCTGCTGTACGGCATCTCGGGATCGCAGTACTTCGGCAAGCTCGCGTACATTCCGATCCGGTACATCATCCCGGCGGTCGCGGTGCTTGCGATCGTCGGCGGCTTCGCGGTGCGAAACGCTCCGGTCGACCTCTACATCGTGCTCATCTTCGGACTGGTCGGGGTCCTGTTCGTCGCCTACGAGTACCCGCTCGTCAGCCTCGTGCTGGGAGTGATTCTCGGTGACATCGCCGAGTCCGGGTTCGTCACCGGTTGGCTGCTGACCGGCGAGAGCGTCACCGCCTTCCTGTTCAACAGCACCATCGCCGTGGGCCTCCTGGTCCTGATCGTGCTCTCGCTCGTCGCGACGGTGTTACAAAACTGA
- a CDS encoding phosphoadenosine phosphosulfate reductase family protein, giving the protein MSVELDIDDIDDATLDEKIDTSLEVLEETWTRFDSPTFTCSFGKDSNVVLDLIDRAADDVAAQTTLSFLDHGNHFEATWETKDRLEEEYGLEFETYRPDSSYEELVSEHGPRVNQRKPDLCCTTLKSKPMERMIEGHDGWITGYRMDEGLGDGEESYEWRKNLEYFEQKEHVVRVNPIVHWTTEDVWEYHERRDIPYNELYEEGFECLGCKQCTLDGDALFAYDSIRRVGDGVDEASD; this is encoded by the coding sequence ATGTCAGTAGAACTCGACATCGACGACATCGACGATGCGACGCTCGACGAAAAGATCGACACATCCCTCGAGGTGCTCGAGGAAACGTGGACGCGATTCGACTCCCCCACCTTCACCTGTAGCTTCGGGAAGGACTCGAACGTCGTCCTCGACCTCATCGACCGGGCGGCAGACGACGTCGCCGCCCAGACGACGCTCTCGTTTCTCGACCACGGGAACCACTTCGAAGCCACCTGGGAGACGAAAGACCGACTCGAGGAGGAGTACGGCCTCGAGTTCGAGACCTACCGTCCGGACTCGAGTTACGAGGAACTCGTCTCCGAGCACGGCCCGCGAGTGAACCAGCGCAAGCCCGACCTCTGCTGTACGACACTGAAGTCGAAGCCGATGGAGCGGATGATCGAGGGACACGACGGCTGGATCACCGGCTACCGGATGGACGAGGGACTCGGCGACGGTGAGGAGAGCTACGAGTGGCGAAAGAACCTCGAGTACTTCGAGCAGAAAGAACACGTCGTTCGGGTGAACCCGATCGTCCACTGGACGACCGAGGACGTCTGGGAGTACCACGAGCGCCGGGACATCCCGTACAACGAACTGTACGAGGAGGGCTTCGAGTGCCTCGGCTGCAAGCAGTGTACCCTCGACGGGGACGCCCTCTTCGCCTACGATAGCATTCGCCGCGTCGGCGACGGCGTGGACGAAGCCTCCGATTGA
- the purM gene encoding phosphoribosylformylglycinamidine cyclo-ligase: protein MTENGDDVDRLTYADTGVDIEASEDATAALLEAFGSGLTTEYAGLLDIGDRYLALATDGVGTKLLVAEAIEDFSTIGIDCIAMNVNDLVAAGVEPVAFVDYLAIDEPDDDLTNEIGEGLAVGLEESGMTLLGGETAVMPDVVSGFDLAGTCAGLAKKDEILEGEAEVGDVLVGFPSNGIHSNGLTLAREAVTRDHEYTDLFPHDESRTIGEELLRPTRIYTALLEPMRDHGVRAAAHVTGGGWTNLLRMGDRKYVVDDPLPAQPIFEFVQTEGNVTDEEMHRTFNMGTGFVVALPEDAAEDLVADTDGQIIGRVEDGQSVEIRGLSLS, encoded by the coding sequence ATGACCGAGAACGGAGACGACGTCGACCGGCTCACCTACGCCGACACCGGCGTCGACATCGAGGCCAGCGAGGACGCCACCGCCGCGCTGCTCGAGGCCTTCGGCAGCGGCCTGACGACCGAGTACGCCGGCTTACTCGACATCGGCGACCGCTACCTCGCGCTGGCGACCGACGGCGTCGGGACGAAACTCCTCGTCGCCGAAGCGATCGAGGACTTCTCGACGATCGGCATCGACTGCATCGCGATGAACGTCAACGACCTCGTCGCCGCCGGCGTCGAACCAGTCGCCTTCGTCGACTACCTCGCGATCGACGAACCCGACGACGACCTCACGAACGAGATCGGAGAAGGGCTCGCGGTGGGCCTCGAGGAGTCCGGAATGACCTTGCTGGGGGGCGAGACGGCCGTCATGCCCGACGTCGTCTCCGGGTTCGACCTCGCGGGCACGTGTGCCGGCCTCGCAAAGAAAGACGAGATCCTCGAGGGCGAAGCCGAAGTCGGCGACGTGCTCGTCGGGTTCCCCTCGAACGGTATCCACTCGAACGGCCTCACGCTCGCCCGCGAGGCGGTCACGCGCGACCACGAGTACACCGACCTGTTCCCCCACGACGAGTCGCGAACGATCGGTGAGGAACTGCTCCGACCGACCCGGATCTACACGGCCCTGCTCGAGCCGATGCGCGATCACGGCGTGAGAGCAGCCGCCCACGTCACCGGCGGCGGGTGGACCAACCTCCTCCGGATGGGCGATCGCAAGTACGTGGTCGACGACCCACTGCCCGCCCAGCCGATCTTCGAGTTCGTCCAGACCGAGGGGAACGTCACCGACGAGGAGATGCACCGGACGTTCAACATGGGCACCGGGTTCGTCGTCGCGCTTCCCGAGGACGCCGCCGAGGACCTCGTCGCCGACACCGACGGCCAGATTATCGGCCGCGTCGAGGACGGCCAGTCGGTCGAGATCCGCGGTCTCTCACTCTCCTGA
- a CDS encoding metalloprotease, producing the protein MSVGTRRHDPELTFSRTELRDLVVAWIVLSIAFALLLAPIHRGADAGVFLLMIGLSLVTVGVAFLLHELAHKVVAIEYGQLAEFRADYQWLFLAVMFALVGFLFAAPGAVYHRGRITVEENGHIALAGPVTNLVLAVLFFPLMIFPGFLGLIGHMGVLINLFLAAFNMIPFGPLDGKTVLEWSTPVFALAFGASVLSLVGFILVFGFW; encoded by the coding sequence GTGAGTGTCGGCACGCGTCGTCACGACCCCGAGTTGACCTTCAGCCGGACCGAACTTCGTGACCTCGTCGTCGCGTGGATCGTCCTGAGCATCGCCTTTGCCCTGTTGCTCGCGCCGATCCATCGCGGCGCGGACGCCGGCGTCTTTTTACTGATGATCGGCCTGAGCCTCGTCACCGTCGGCGTCGCCTTCTTGCTCCACGAACTCGCCCACAAGGTCGTCGCGATCGAGTACGGCCAGCTCGCGGAGTTCCGGGCGGACTACCAGTGGCTCTTTCTCGCGGTCATGTTCGCCCTCGTCGGCTTCCTCTTTGCCGCGCCGGGAGCCGTCTACCACCGGGGCCGGATCACCGTCGAGGAAAACGGCCACATCGCCCTCGCCGGGCCCGTGACCAACCTCGTGTTAGCCGTGTTGTTCTTCCCGCTGATGATCTTCCCCGGCTTCCTCGGCCTGATCGGCCACATGGGCGTCCTCATCAACCTCTTCCTCGCGGCGTTCAACATGATCCCCTTCGGCCCCCTCGACGGGAAGACCGTCCTCGAGTGGAGCACGCCGGTGTTCGCGCTCGCGTTCGGCGCGAGCGTCCTCTCGCTCGTGGGATTCATTCTCGTCTTCGGCTTCTGGTGA
- a CDS encoding TraB/GumN family protein, protein MSDAGGADVPEPPSPSSDERGSVQVLGTAHVSQASVDEVHETVDREQPDVVAVELDEGRFRQMQGGTPDDIEAKDLLSGNTVFQFLAYWMLSYVQSRLGDRFDIEPGADMRAAIDAAERNGSGVALVDRDIQVTIQRFWRRLSLIEKLKMVGGLALGVTDPRTIGIGAGVAIGTIVGLIVSLLFAPLLGYGDLTLLGVTDPSTLQLVGSVGLGAFVGLFAGLLVMPSLESAERYTGGLASGLSLRLLGGMGLGIVACLALVSTETFVGPISPGRFESAGVYTIRGGVGLLAGVGLGTLVGVALGLVLEQLGGDVEEVEEIDIEQMTDGDVVAAMMEEFRQFSPRGANALIDERDAYIAHNLHQLRTQGYDVLAVVGAGHKAGIERYLEDPDALPSMESISTTAKGRRFSVLKLFGYLVMIGFFGFFFLLMMAGVQNTFLLQLFVAWFLFNGIFAFSLARLAGARWTSAGVGGLVAWLTSINPMLAPGWFTGYVELRHRPVNVGDIGRLNEIIGDTERPIDEAFAEMFDVPLFRLIMIVALTNIGSLIATVLFPIVVLPWLAGPEFGGVDALMDELIAGARNSLELIWGVLT, encoded by the coding sequence ATGAGCGATGCAGGCGGCGCCGACGTGCCGGAGCCACCGTCACCGTCCTCGGACGAACGAGGCTCCGTTCAGGTCCTCGGGACGGCACACGTCTCGCAGGCGAGCGTCGACGAGGTTCACGAAACCGTCGATCGGGAGCAACCCGACGTCGTCGCGGTCGAACTCGACGAAGGCCGCTTCAGACAGATGCAGGGTGGGACACCCGACGACATCGAGGCGAAAGATCTCCTCTCTGGGAACACGGTCTTCCAGTTTCTGGCCTACTGGATGCTCTCGTACGTCCAGTCTCGCCTCGGCGACCGATTCGACATCGAACCCGGCGCCGACATGCGCGCGGCGATCGATGCCGCCGAGCGAAACGGCAGCGGCGTCGCCCTCGTCGACCGCGACATCCAGGTGACGATCCAGCGCTTCTGGCGCAGACTCTCGCTGATCGAGAAACTGAAGATGGTCGGCGGACTCGCACTCGGCGTCACCGACCCGCGCACGATCGGCATCGGCGCTGGCGTCGCGATCGGCACCATCGTCGGCCTGATCGTCTCGCTTCTGTTCGCACCCCTCCTCGGCTACGGCGACCTCACCCTCCTCGGCGTCACCGACCCCTCGACCCTCCAGCTCGTCGGGAGCGTCGGGCTGGGCGCGTTCGTTGGCCTGTTCGCGGGCCTCCTCGTGATGCCCTCTCTCGAGTCGGCCGAGCGGTACACCGGCGGCCTCGCAAGCGGGCTCTCGCTTCGGTTACTCGGCGGGATGGGACTCGGGATCGTCGCCTGTCTCGCACTCGTCTCGACGGAGACGTTCGTCGGCCCCATTTCACCCGGTCGCTTCGAGAGTGCCGGCGTCTACACCATCCGCGGCGGCGTCGGACTGCTGGCCGGCGTCGGACTCGGCACCCTCGTCGGGGTCGCCCTCGGGCTCGTCCTCGAGCAACTCGGCGGCGACGTCGAGGAGGTCGAGGAGATCGATATCGAGCAGATGACCGACGGCGACGTCGTCGCAGCCATGATGGAGGAGTTCCGGCAGTTCAGCCCTCGCGGCGCCAACGCCCTGATCGACGAACGCGACGCCTACATCGCACACAACCTCCACCAGCTTCGGACGCAGGGCTACGACGTGCTCGCCGTCGTCGGCGCGGGCCACAAAGCCGGCATCGAGCGCTACCTCGAAGATCCCGATGCCTTGCCGTCGATGGAATCGATCTCGACGACGGCGAAGGGCCGCCGGTTCTCGGTGCTGAAGCTCTTTGGGTACCTCGTCATGATCGGCTTTTTCGGCTTTTTCTTCCTGTTGATGATGGCAGGCGTTCAGAACACGTTTTTGCTCCAGCTGTTCGTCGCGTGGTTCCTGTTCAACGGAATCTTCGCGTTCTCGCTCGCACGGCTTGCGGGCGCTCGCTGGACGAGTGCGGGCGTTGGCGGACTGGTCGCCTGGCTGACGAGCATCAACCCGATGCTCGCGCCGGGGTGGTTCACCGGCTACGTCGAACTCAGACACCGTCCGGTCAACGTCGGCGACATCGGTCGACTGAACGAGATCATTGGAGACACCGAGCGACCCATCGACGAGGCGTTCGCGGAGATGTTCGACGTTCCGCTGTTCCGACTGATCATGATCGTCGCGCTGACCAACATCGGAAGCCTGATCGCGACGGTGCTGTTTCCGATCGTCGTATTGCCGTGGCTCGCCGGCCCAGAGTTCGGCGGGGTCGACGCGCTGATGGACGAACTGATCGCCGGTGCCAGAAATAGCCTCGAGCTGATCTGGGGTGTCCTCACGTGA
- a CDS encoding acyl-CoA thioesterase, producing MTDLIETLVENREMVQPNHANMLGTAHGGNVMKWMDEVGAMSAMRFSGETCVTARVDRMNFERPIAVGDTAYITAYVYDAGDSSVKVRLITEREDLRTRTREQTTESYFVYVAIDEDDRPTTVPELTVSTEKGERLREEALEVESST from the coding sequence ATGACCGACCTCATCGAGACGCTCGTCGAGAACCGCGAGATGGTCCAGCCGAATCACGCGAACATGCTCGGGACCGCCCACGGCGGCAACGTCATGAAGTGGATGGACGAGGTCGGCGCGATGTCGGCGATGCGGTTTTCGGGAGAGACCTGCGTCACGGCACGGGTCGACCGGATGAACTTCGAGCGTCCGATCGCGGTCGGCGACACGGCCTACATCACCGCCTACGTCTACGATGCCGGCGACTCGAGCGTCAAGGTCCGGTTGATCACCGAACGCGAGGACCTTCGGACGCGCACCCGCGAACAGACCACGGAGTCGTACTTCGTCTACGTCGCCATCGACGAGGACGATCGCCCGACGACGGTACCCGAGTTAACCGTCAGCACCGAGAAGGGTGAGCGATTACGGGAGGAAGCTCTCGAAGTCGAGTCGTCCACCTGA
- a CDS encoding HAD-IIA family hydrolase yields the protein MTTYEAAIVDVDGTIVRGNELIPGATDGLTALDAAGCDRLLFSNNPTRGSDHYGERLEPHGIVVDPSSVLTSATVTAEYLASTHAADRVFLVGGSRLEAILEDAGVTLTDDPESADVVLGSFTTGFSYGTLWESLRAFDDGAPFYGTDPDVTIPTDEGLIPGSGAILAAMEAVAGREPDAILGKPSTVAAEAALGRLETDPARTLVVGDRLDTDVALGERAGMETAVVLTGVTDRETLASSPIEPDHVLESLAEVETLL from the coding sequence ATGACGACCTACGAGGCGGCGATCGTCGACGTCGACGGGACGATCGTCCGCGGCAACGAACTCATCCCCGGCGCGACGGACGGTCTGACAGCCCTCGACGCCGCTGGCTGTGACCGACTGCTGTTTTCGAACAACCCGACACGCGGCAGCGACCACTACGGCGAGCGACTCGAGCCCCACGGCATCGTCGTCGATCCCTCGTCGGTGCTCACCTCCGCGACCGTCACCGCAGAGTACCTCGCGTCGACCCACGCGGCCGATCGAGTGTTTCTCGTCGGCGGCTCCAGACTCGAGGCGATCCTCGAAGACGCCGGTGTCACCCTCACCGACGATCCGGAGTCAGCCGACGTCGTCCTCGGTTCGTTCACGACCGGCTTCTCCTACGGAACGCTCTGGGAGTCCCTGCGAGCGTTCGACGACGGCGCCCCCTTCTACGGCACCGATCCCGACGTGACGATTCCGACCGACGAGGGACTGATCCCCGGCTCGGGGGCGATCCTCGCCGCCATGGAGGCCGTCGCCGGGCGCGAACCCGACGCCATCCTGGGAAAGCCTTCGACCGTCGCCGCGGAAGCCGCACTCGGCCGACTCGAGACCGACCCGGCCCGGACGCTGGTCGTCGGTGACCGCCTCGACACCGACGTCGCCCTCGGCGAACGGGCCGGGATGGAAACCGCGGTCGTCCTCACTGGCGTCACCGACCGCGAGACCCTCGCGTCGTCGCCCATCGAGCCGGATCACGTCCTCGAGTCACTGGCCGAAGTCGAGACGTTGCTGTGA
- a CDS encoding SHOCT domain-containing protein, whose amino-acid sequence MGSDSGDGRRYSAVELFALKFVLADVVIILVLLLAGPVYAVLVTALFVLSTVLLWYLMGRESSERASEAPATEHEETDSVDPVTTLQERYAAGELTESEFEERLEMLIESNERADDAGIETDDLDLGLERSR is encoded by the coding sequence ATGGGTAGTGACTCCGGGGACGGGCGGCGTTACAGCGCCGTCGAGCTGTTCGCCCTGAAGTTCGTCCTCGCGGACGTCGTCATCATCCTGGTCCTGTTGCTTGCGGGGCCGGTCTACGCGGTTCTCGTGACCGCCCTGTTCGTTCTCAGCACCGTTCTTCTGTGGTACCTGATGGGCCGTGAGTCGTCTGAACGAGCCAGTGAAGCGCCGGCCACAGAACACGAGGAGACCGATTCCGTCGATCCCGTGACGACGCTGCAAGAACGCTACGCCGCAGGCGAGCTTACTGAGTCGGAATTCGAGGAACGACTCGAGATGTTGATCGAATCCAACGAGCGGGCCGACGACGCCGGGATCGAGACCGACGACCTCGATCTGGGACTCGAGCGCTCGCGGTGA
- a CDS encoding rubrerythrin-like domain-containing protein: protein MLRFDPYTPSQSYYECTRCGYREPAEQLPKCPDCGGRTRNIAVARE, encoded by the coding sequence ATGCTACGATTCGATCCGTACACGCCATCGCAATCGTACTACGAATGTACCCGGTGTGGATATCGCGAACCGGCCGAACAGCTTCCGAAGTGCCCGGACTGTGGCGGGCGAACGCGTAACATCGCCGTCGCGCGGGAGTGA
- a CDS encoding DUF7501 family protein, which produces MAVNATWTDPITCPFCGSQLASPGAGFVDHLEESDTCESEFDHWRSNLASDLAGEWSG; this is translated from the coding sequence ATGGCCGTAAATGCAACCTGGACGGACCCGATCACCTGCCCGTTCTGTGGTTCCCAGCTGGCATCCCCCGGTGCGGGGTTCGTCGACCACCTCGAAGAGAGTGATACCTGTGAGAGCGAATTCGACCACTGGCGGTCGAACCTGGCGAGTGACCTCGCTGGCGAGTGGAGCGGCTAG
- a CDS encoding acetyl-CoA carboxylase biotin carboxylase subunit, whose product MFRKVLVANRGEIAVRVMRACEELNVGTVAIYSDADKDSGHVRYADEAYNVGPARAADSYLDHEAVIDAARRADADAIHPGYGFLAENAEFAAKVEAAEGITWIGPSSEAMESLGEKTKARTIMDEADVPIVPGTTDPVTDPGEVKTFGEEHGYPIAIKAEGGGGGRGMKVVWEESEVEDQLESAQREGEAYFDNDSVYLERYLEQPRHIEVQILADEHGNVRHLGERDCSLQRRHQKVIEEGPSAALTDELREKIGEAARQGVAAADYTNAGTVEFLVEEDPDRDGPLGPDTNFYFLEVNTRIQVEHCVTEEITGIDIVKRQIRVAAGEEIDFEQDDVELDGHAIEFRINAENAAEDFAPATGGTLETYDPPGGVGVRLDDALKQGDELVTDYDSMIAKLIVWGEDRAECIDRSMRALTEYEIEGIPTIIPFHRLMLTDEEFVASTHTTKYLDEEMDQSRIEEAQEQWGGDTGDGAGDDEDVVEREFTVEVNGKRFEVELEERGAPAIPVGDVDAGATQAGPPQPAGGDSGGSAEVAGDGETVDAEMQGTILSIEVEEGDEVAAGDVLVVLEAMKMENDIVASQGGTVTDVAVEEDQSVDMGDTLVVLE is encoded by the coding sequence ATGTTCAGGAAGGTTCTGGTGGCAAACCGCGGAGAGATCGCCGTTCGAGTGATGCGGGCGTGTGAAGAGTTGAACGTCGGGACCGTCGCAATCTATTCGGACGCGGACAAGGATTCCGGACACGTCCGATACGCCGACGAGGCGTACAACGTCGGCCCCGCCCGGGCGGCCGACTCCTACCTCGACCACGAGGCTGTCATCGACGCCGCCCGTCGAGCCGACGCCGACGCCATCCACCCCGGGTACGGCTTCCTCGCGGAGAACGCCGAGTTCGCCGCCAAGGTCGAAGCTGCCGAGGGGATCACCTGGATCGGCCCCTCGAGCGAGGCGATGGAATCACTCGGCGAGAAGACGAAAGCCCGGACGATCATGGACGAGGCCGACGTGCCGATCGTTCCCGGAACTACCGACCCCGTCACCGATCCCGGGGAGGTCAAAACCTTCGGTGAGGAACACGGCTACCCGATCGCGATCAAGGCCGAAGGCGGTGGCGGCGGCCGCGGGATGAAGGTCGTCTGGGAGGAAAGCGAGGTCGAAGACCAGCTCGAGAGCGCCCAGCGCGAGGGTGAGGCCTACTTCGACAACGACTCGGTCTACCTCGAGCGCTACCTCGAACAGCCACGACACATCGAGGTTCAGATCCTCGCGGACGAACACGGCAACGTGCGCCACCTCGGCGAGCGAGACTGTTCGCTTCAGCGGCGTCACCAGAAGGTCATCGAGGAAGGCCCGTCCGCCGCGTTGACGGACGAACTCCGCGAGAAGATCGGCGAAGCCGCCCGACAGGGCGTCGCCGCCGCCGACTACACCAACGCCGGCACCGTCGAATTCCTCGTCGAAGAGGACCCCGACCGCGACGGCCCGCTCGGCCCCGACACCAACTTCTACTTCCTCGAGGTCAACACGCGTATCCAGGTCGAACACTGCGTCACCGAAGAGATCACCGGCATCGACATCGTCAAGCGCCAGATCAGGGTCGCCGCGGGCGAGGAGATCGACTTCGAACAGGACGACGTCGAACTCGACGGTCACGCCATCGAGTTCCGGATCAACGCCGAGAACGCGGCCGAGGACTTCGCCCCCGCGACGGGTGGCACGCTCGAGACCTACGATCCACCGGGTGGGGTCGGCGTCCGCCTCGACGACGCGCTCAAACAGGGTGACGAACTCGTCACCGACTACGACTCGATGATCGCGAAGCTAATCGTCTGGGGTGAAGACCGCGCGGAGTGTATCGACCGCTCCATGCGTGCTCTCACCGAGTACGAGATCGAGGGCATCCCGACGATCATTCCGTTCCACCGACTGATGCTCACCGACGAGGAGTTCGTCGCGAGCACGCACACGACGAAGTACCTCGACGAAGAGATGGATCAGAGCCGTATCGAGGAAGCCCAGGAGCAGTGGGGCGGCGACACCGGCGACGGCGCAGGCGACGACGAGGACGTCGTCGAACGCGAGTTCACCGTCGAGGTCAACGGCAAGCGCTTCGAGGTCGAACTCGAGGAACGCGGCGCACCGGCGATCCCGGTCGGCGACGTCGACGCTGGCGCCACGCAGGCCGGCCCACCGCAGCCTGCCGGTGGCGACAGCGGCGGGAGCGCCGAGGTTGCCGGCGACGGCGAGACAGTCGACGCCGAGATGCAGGGGACGATCCTGTCGATCGAGGTCGAGGAAGGCGACGAGGTCGCCGCCGGAGACGTGCTGGTGGTCCTCGAGGCCATGAAGATGGAAAACGACATCGTCGCCTCTCAGGGTGGCACCGTCACCGATGTCGCCGTCGAGGAAGACCAGAGCGTCGACATGGGAGACACGCTCGTCGTCCTCGAGTAG